A single Diceros bicornis minor isolate mBicDic1 chromosome 7, mDicBic1.mat.cur, whole genome shotgun sequence DNA region contains:
- the P2RY6 gene encoding P2Y purinoceptor 6, whose translation MEWNNGTSQAAGSPPTTCVYQENFKRLLLPPVYSVVLAAGLPLNACVIAQIFTSHRALTRTAVYTLNLALADLLYACSLPLLIYNYAQGDHWPFGDLACRLVRFLFYANLHGSIFFLTCISFQRYLGICYPLALWHKRGGRRAAWIVCGAVWLAVTTQCLPTAFFAATGIQRNRTVCYDLSPPALASHYMPYGMALTVIGFLLPFASLLACYCRLARRLCRQDGPAEPVARERRGKAARMAVVVAATFAISFLPFHVTKTAYLVVRSTPGVPCPVLEAFAAAYKGTRPFASANSVLDPILFYFTQKKFRRRPHELLQKLTAKWQRQGR comes from the coding sequence ATGGAGTGGAACAATGGCACAAGCCAGGCTGCGGGCTCACCGCCCACCACCTGCGTCTACCAAGAGAACTTCAAGCGACTCCTGCTGCCACCTGTGTACTCGGTGGTGCTGGCAGCTGGCCTGCCGCTGAATGCCTGTGTCATTGCCCAGATTTTCACGTCCCACCGGGCCCTGACCCGCACAGCCGTGTACACTTTGAACCTGGCCCTGGCTGACCTGCTGTACGCCTGCTCTCTGCCCCTGCTCATCTACAACTATGCCCAAGGTGACCACTGGCCCTTCGGCGACCTTGCCTGCCGCCTAGTCCGTTTCCTCTTCTACGCCAACCTGCACGGCAGCATCTTCTTCCTCACGTGTATCAGCTTCCAGCGCTACCTGGGCATCTGCTACCCTCTGGCCCTCTGGCACAAGCGTGGGGGCCGCCGGGCTGCCTGGATAGTGTGTGGGGCCGTGTGGCTGGCCGTGACGACCCAGTGCTTGCCCACAGCCTTCTTTGCTGCCACAGGCATCCAACGGAACCGGACCGTCTGCTACGACCTGAGCCCGCCCGCCCTGGCCAGCCACTACATGCCCTACGGCATGGCCCTCACCGTCATCGGCTTCCTGCTGCCCTTTGCCTCCCTGCTGGCCTGCTACTGCCGCCTGGCCCGCCGTCTGTGCCGCCAGGACGGCCCAGCAGAGCCTGTGGCCCGGGAGCGGCGTGGCAAGGCGGCCCGCATGGCTGTGGTGGTGGCAGCCACCTTTGCCATCAGCTTCCTGCCTTTCCACGTCACCAAGACAGCCTACCTGGTGGTGCGCTCTACGCCTGGCGTCCCCTGCCCCGTGCTGGAGGCCTTTGCAGCCGCCTACAAAGGCACGCGGCCCTTCGCCAGTGCCAACAGTGTGCTGGatcccatcctcttctacttcaCCCAGAAGAAGTTCCGCCGGAGGCCGCATGAGCTGCTACAGAAACTCACAGCCAAGTGGCAGCGGCAGGGTCGCTGA